In one window of Methanolobus mangrovi DNA:
- a CDS encoding FmdE family protein → MPSECSNETTTRQSPTFEDAAKFHGHVCPGLTIGYIAAKAGIEKLETKRDIDEELVTIVENDACGVDAVQVLTGCTLGKGNLIYKDHAKQAFTFICRDSGKAVRVALKASFNIDAIDPEVSKLRPKVMDGTATEEETKEFRKRMDGISVTMRNTPVEEMFDIKFVDIKIPGKARIFNSVQCAKCGEMMAESRAKVQNGEYVCIPCYEEYSRGW, encoded by the coding sequence ATGCCATCCGAATGTTCAAACGAAACTACAACCAGACAGAGCCCTACCTTTGAAGATGCAGCAAAGTTCCACGGACACGTCTGCCCTGGCCTTACCATTGGCTACATTGCTGCCAAAGCAGGAATCGAAAAACTGGAGACCAAGAGAGATATCGACGAGGAACTCGTCACAATTGTCGAGAACGATGCCTGTGGAGTGGATGCAGTACAGGTTCTTACAGGATGCACCCTGGGCAAGGGCAATCTCATCTACAAGGATCATGCAAAGCAGGCCTTCACATTCATTTGCAGGGACAGCGGTAAAGCTGTCAGAGTTGCACTGAAAGCAAGTTTCAACATCGATGCCATAGACCCTGAAGTCAGCAAACTGCGCCCTAAAGTCATGGACGGCACAGCCACAGAGGAAGAAACAAAAGAGTTCAGGAAACGCATGGACGGAATATCCGTGACCATGAGGAACACCCCTGTTGAAGAGATGTTTGACATAAAGTTCGTTGATATCAAAATTCCCGGAAAGGCAAGGATATTCAACTCCGTACAATGCGCGAAATGCGGAGAAATGATGGCAGAATCCCGGGCAAAAGTCCAGAATGGAGAATACGTCTGTATCCCATGTTATGAAGAATATAGCAGAGGATGGTGA
- a CDS encoding proteasome-activating nucleotidase, with protein MSNSSAESPVDTNRSKMKTQIESEGLDEKDVESLLHEIEILKINNENMRAKLLEASMLANNYLDETNKLKRQLEQLTTPPLFIATVMEVDHGTALIRQHGNNQEVVTRIPANLNVEAGMRVCVNAAFSIISIITRAADVRAQVMELINSPGIDYDMIGGLDDVLKEVVESVELPLLEPELFEKIGIEPPTGVLLYGAPGTGKTLIAKAVASRAHATFIRMSGSDLVQKFVGEGARLVKDVFQMARDKAPSILFIDEIDAVGGMRTHDGTTGSAEVNRTMLQLLAEMDGFDATQNVKVIAATNRIDLLDPALLRPGRFDRVIEVPIPDEKARLEILKIHTRKMSITDDVDFEKLAKMTDGLSGADLKVITKEAGMFVLRRRGESITMKDMMDAYEKVVEEEEESNMPHSMFV; from the coding sequence ATGTCAAATAGTAGTGCCGAATCACCAGTTGACACCAATCGCTCAAAAATGAAGACGCAGATAGAATCTGAAGGTCTTGACGAAAAAGATGTAGAATCATTACTTCATGAAATAGAGATACTCAAAATCAATAATGAAAACATGCGCGCTAAACTGCTTGAAGCCAGCATGTTAGCAAATAATTATCTCGACGAAACTAATAAGCTCAAAAGACAACTGGAGCAACTCACTACACCGCCACTATTCATTGCCACGGTAATGGAAGTAGACCATGGCACAGCACTTATCAGGCAGCATGGAAACAATCAGGAAGTTGTGACAAGGATCCCAGCTAACCTGAATGTAGAGGCAGGTATGAGGGTTTGCGTCAATGCCGCATTCTCTATTATATCTATAATAACCAGAGCTGCAGATGTGCGCGCACAGGTCATGGAATTAATCAACTCTCCCGGAATTGACTATGATATGATAGGTGGCCTGGATGATGTGCTTAAGGAAGTTGTCGAATCTGTGGAGCTACCACTCCTGGAACCAGAACTCTTTGAGAAGATAGGAATAGAGCCACCTACCGGAGTATTGCTGTACGGCGCACCCGGAACTGGTAAGACCCTTATCGCTAAAGCTGTTGCTTCAAGAGCACATGCGACATTCATACGCATGTCCGGTTCCGACCTTGTGCAGAAATTCGTCGGAGAAGGTGCGCGTCTGGTAAAGGACGTGTTCCAGATGGCTCGCGACAAGGCCCCATCCATCCTTTTCATTGATGAGATCGATGCAGTGGGCGGTATGCGTACACATGACGGTACAACAGGCTCAGCAGAAGTCAACCGTACCATGCTTCAACTACTGGCCGAAATGGATGGTTTTGACGCAACACAGAATGTAAAGGTCATTGCCGCAACCAACAGGATAGACTTACTCGATCCTGCATTGCTTCGTCCTGGACGTTTTGACCGTGTTATCGAGGTTCCAATCCCTGATGAGAAGGCTCGCCTGGAGATATTAAAGATCCATACACGTAAAATGAGCATCACGGACGATGTGGACTTTGAGAAGCTGGCAAAGATGACAGACGGCCTTAGCGGTGCCGACCTGAAGGTCATAACCAAAGAAGCCGGAATGTTCGTCCTGAGAAGACGCGGCGAAAGCATCACCATGAAAGACATGATGGATGCCTACGAAAAAGTAGTCGAAGAGGAAGAAGAATCTAATATGCCACATAGTATGTTTGTCTAA
- a CDS encoding BlaI/MecI/CopY family transcriptional regulator — translation MKVRLEIIDDDGIESANVEFAGRHWKRRLLAFLGMVEDETEKISEPSSYSSNSTVQVAEQNTYQPQFVQQPGPVSFQQMGQQTAPVQQFQGQVQQQPVQQNVPQQFQQPMQQATVPLQYQQPVQQSSIPAMNQQYAPIYPQQSVMQDYPPQQYIQPTLPPGGMQQYGYGQPAKTLSPTVQQNMYSNPQTSPAVSNQPARRRTPLLQDRLNDMSLTINERLELFLKYEYPRVWFSSQDVQQHYERIYGAIKQSTVSTYLSRMFRKNLLERRGNRTQREYRYMADEQESTYKMEEMPGESVYHRIQY, via the coding sequence ATGAAGGTTCGGCTTGAGATCATCGATGACGATGGAATTGAAAGCGCAAATGTCGAATTTGCGGGAAGGCACTGGAAAAGGCGTCTTCTTGCATTTCTAGGCATGGTCGAAGACGAGACTGAAAAAATCTCCGAACCTTCATCCTATTCATCTAATTCTACGGTTCAGGTGGCTGAACAGAATACGTATCAACCACAATTCGTTCAACAACCAGGACCTGTAAGTTTCCAGCAAATGGGTCAGCAGACTGCTCCCGTGCAACAGTTTCAGGGACAGGTTCAGCAACAACCTGTTCAGCAAAACGTTCCGCAGCAGTTCCAGCAACCGATGCAACAGGCAACTGTGCCGCTACAATATCAGCAGCCAGTTCAACAATCCTCGATTCCTGCAATGAATCAGCAATATGCGCCGATTTATCCGCAGCAGTCTGTAATGCAAGATTACCCACCACAACAATACATACAGCCTACCCTACCTCCTGGGGGAATGCAACAGTATGGATATGGGCAGCCGGCAAAAACTCTGTCACCTACGGTCCAGCAAAATATGTATTCTAACCCGCAAACTTCGCCGGCTGTTTCCAATCAACCTGCACGTCGCAGGACTCCTCTGCTTCAGGACAGGCTAAATGATATGTCTCTGACGATCAACGAGCGCCTTGAGCTGTTCCTTAAATATGAGTATCCTCGTGTCTGGTTCTCATCTCAGGATGTCCAGCAGCATTATGAGAGGATCTACGGAGCTATAAAACAAAGTACTGTATCCACATATCTTTCTCGTATGTTCCGCAAGAATCTGCTTGAGCGCAGAGGTAACAGGACACAGCGTGAATATCGTTACATGGCTGATGAACAGGAATCCACTTACAAGATGGAAGAAATGCCCGGTGAATCTGTGTATCACAGAATCCAGTATTGA
- a CDS encoding TIGR00304 family membrane protein produces the protein MRSSQDIFNTGIALVIMGFVLVFAGVLSSSFNGTGDFGGLILIGPIPITFGSSPEITSSMLWSGVLIALVYLIVRRRL, from the coding sequence ATGCGTTCATCTCAGGATATTTTCAATACTGGAATTGCTCTTGTTATTATGGGTTTTGTTCTTGTTTTTGCAGGTGTGCTGTCATCATCATTTAATGGGACAGGCGACTTTGGAGGTCTTATACTTATAGGTCCCATTCCAATAACATTCGGATCGTCTCCTGAGATCACTTCATCCATGCTCTGGTCAGGTGTACTCATAGCTCTTGTTTATCTCATTGTACGGAGGCGACTCTGA
- a CDS encoding TIGR00304 family membrane protein, which produces MIGSYLVIIGILMIISGFFLIFAASFYGGANLDRVDEHSPILSDNNSETSFQGRNNEVRGGGIIMLGPIPIIIGSDAKSTRTLVILAIVLSVLYFLIFM; this is translated from the coding sequence ATGATAGGTTCATATCTTGTGATCATCGGTATTCTGATGATTATTTCCGGCTTCTTTCTGATATTTGCAGCAAGCTTTTATGGGGGTGCAAACTTGGATAGGGTTGATGAACACTCTCCAATCCTGTCTGATAATAATTCCGAAACCTCCTTTCAGGGCAGAAATAATGAGGTTCGGGGTGGTGGGATTATCATGCTCGGTCCAATTCCTATAATCATTGGCTCGGACGCAAAAAGCACCCGGACTCTGGTAATACTGGCAATTGTTCTCAGTGTGCTGTACTTTTTGATATTCATGTAA
- the uvrB gene encoding excinuclease ABC subunit UvrB encodes MRPFKLVSEYSPKGDQPKAISQLTEGMLSGKKHQTLLGVTGSGKTFTVANVIQNVQKPTLVIAHNKTLAAQLFSEFREFFPDNAVEYFVSYYDYYQPEAYMPTTDTYIEKDASINEEIDRLRLSATKSLLERKDVIVVASVSCIYNLGSPDEWRAMSVMLTPGAEVDRPSFLESLINIQYERNDIAFTQGTFRLRGDTIEIFPAQENKGIRIEMFGDEIDRIVYFDPVTGKVLEEVLPGESIGIYPAKHFVMPEEYIEKALLTIDAELQDRLSVLRSENKLLEAQRLEQRTKFDMEMVKELGYCSGIENYSRHFDGRRPGEPPSSLLDFFPADYLVVIDESHVTIPQIRGMHNGDRARKQSLVEYGFRLPSALDNRPLRYDEFERRLNDVIYVSATPAEYEVEKSKAVVEQIIRPTGLVDPEVSVRPVENQVDDLIGEVRKVTAKGFRTLVTTLTKRMAEDLTEYLVELGIRVRYMHSDIDTLERSQIVRGLRKGDFDVLVGINLLREGLDIPEVAFVAILDADKEGFLRSERSLIQTMGRASRNVEGRVILYADRITGSMERAMNETERRRKLQTKFNEEHGITPTTIQKSLQKELVETKEYETVSGVLAIAEDMSVKEITDVIVDLEADMHLAAKNLEFERAAELRDRIKELRESYSL; translated from the coding sequence ATGCGTCCTTTCAAACTAGTCTCAGAGTACAGTCCGAAGGGTGACCAGCCAAAAGCAATATCTCAGCTCACTGAAGGTATGCTGTCAGGCAAGAAGCACCAGACCTTACTTGGTGTGACCGGTTCTGGAAAAACATTTACGGTGGCCAATGTTATCCAGAATGTGCAAAAACCCACTCTTGTGATAGCGCACAACAAAACACTTGCAGCACAACTGTTCTCTGAATTCCGCGAGTTCTTCCCTGACAATGCAGTGGAATATTTCGTCAGTTATTATGATTACTACCAGCCAGAGGCTTACATGCCTACTACGGACACTTATATTGAGAAGGATGCATCGATAAATGAGGAAATTGACCGTCTCAGGCTTTCAGCTACTAAATCCCTGCTTGAACGCAAAGACGTCATAGTCGTTGCCAGTGTTTCATGTATCTATAACCTGGGTTCACCTGATGAATGGAGGGCGATGTCTGTAATGCTTACTCCGGGTGCAGAGGTAGACAGGCCTTCTTTTCTGGAATCTCTTATCAATATACAGTATGAAAGGAATGATATTGCTTTCACACAGGGAACTTTCCGACTGAGGGGGGACACCATTGAGATATTCCCTGCGCAGGAAAACAAGGGTATCCGGATAGAAATGTTTGGTGATGAGATCGACAGGATAGTCTATTTTGATCCGGTTACGGGGAAAGTGCTGGAAGAGGTGCTTCCGGGCGAGAGTATTGGTATCTATCCTGCAAAGCATTTTGTGATGCCTGAAGAGTATATTGAAAAGGCACTCTTGACCATTGATGCAGAACTTCAGGACCGGTTATCTGTACTGCGTTCTGAGAACAAGCTCCTTGAAGCCCAGAGACTTGAGCAGAGAACCAAGTTTGATATGGAAATGGTAAAAGAACTTGGTTATTGCAGTGGTATTGAGAATTATTCGCGACATTTTGACGGCCGTCGTCCCGGCGAGCCACCATCTTCCCTGCTGGATTTCTTCCCCGCTGACTATCTTGTGGTAATAGACGAATCCCACGTAACCATTCCTCAGATAAGGGGTATGCATAACGGTGACAGGGCAAGGAAACAGTCTCTGGTTGAGTATGGTTTCCGCCTGCCATCTGCTCTTGATAATCGTCCCCTGCGTTATGATGAGTTTGAAAGAAGGCTGAATGATGTCATCTATGTTTCAGCAACTCCTGCCGAGTACGAAGTTGAGAAAAGCAAGGCGGTTGTGGAGCAGATCATTCGTCCTACTGGTCTTGTTGATCCTGAAGTATCTGTCAGGCCTGTGGAGAATCAGGTTGACGATCTGATTGGTGAGGTCCGTAAGGTGACTGCCAAAGGTTTCAGGACTCTGGTGACAACTCTTACTAAGAGGATGGCAGAGGACCTTACGGAATACCTGGTGGAACTGGGGATAAGGGTGAGGTACATGCACTCTGATATCGATACTCTCGAACGCTCACAGATAGTCCGGGGTCTGAGGAAAGGGGATTTCGATGTGCTTGTGGGTATCAATCTCTTGCGTGAGGGACTTGATATTCCTGAAGTTGCTTTTGTCGCTATTCTGGATGCTGATAAAGAAGGTTTCCTGCGTTCTGAGCGTTCTCTTATCCAGACCATGGGTCGCGCTTCCAGAAATGTTGAAGGTCGTGTTATACTCTATGCGGACAGGATTACAGGTTCCATGGAACGTGCCATGAATGAGACAGAGAGGCGTCGCAAGCTCCAGACCAAATTCAATGAAGAGCATGGTATTACTCCTACGACTATCCAGAAATCTCTGCAAAAGGAACTTGTGGAGACGAAAGAATACGAGACCGTGTCCGGTGTTCTGGCAATAGCTGAAGATATGTCTGTAAAGGAAATTACGGATGTGATAGTTGATCTTGAGGCTGATATGCATCTTGCCGCCAAGAATCTTGAATTTGAGAGGGCGGCAGAACTCAGGGACAGGATAAAGGAGCTACGTGAAAGTTATTCCCTGTAA
- a CDS encoding ATP-binding cassette domain-containing protein: MSQELADVAIHTEGISKRYEQVTAVKEVSITVKKGELFGLLGPNGAGKSTLIGMLSTMLKPSAGEAQVWGYDIKSSPIKVRTSIGVVFQGTTLDQKLTGRENLDLHGRLYGLDRKERHERIAEVLRLVELTDWADEIVQKYSGGMMRRLEIARGLMHHPNVLFLDEPTLGLDPQTRNHIWEYIKKLNQEKNITMVLTTHYMEEADMLCNRIAIIDHGEIIALGTPAELKSELGGDIITLNFSGEDDVQKMVEQYAQTANQKDITTSGTSIRITASDGERTIPELLKITTDLGLQIESVSLRKPTLDDVFLHHTGKNIRYSGPEDRKRTRGIRRMRRTEK, encoded by the coding sequence ATGAGTCAGGAACTGGCAGACGTAGCCATCCATACGGAAGGGATCAGCAAGAGATACGAACAAGTGACTGCTGTGAAAGAGGTCAGCATCACTGTGAAGAAAGGAGAGCTTTTCGGGCTGCTTGGACCTAACGGAGCAGGGAAATCGACACTCATCGGCATGCTTTCCACTATGCTCAAGCCCAGTGCAGGAGAGGCACAGGTCTGGGGATATGACATAAAGTCCAGCCCGATAAAGGTGCGCACATCCATAGGCGTCGTATTCCAGGGCACAACCCTTGACCAGAAACTCACCGGGCGCGAGAACCTTGACCTGCATGGGCGGCTCTACGGACTGGACAGGAAAGAGCGCCACGAGAGAATAGCAGAAGTACTGCGGCTTGTGGAACTGACCGACTGGGCTGACGAGATAGTACAAAAGTACTCAGGCGGAATGATGCGCAGGCTTGAGATAGCAAGAGGACTCATGCACCATCCCAACGTACTCTTTCTTGACGAACCCACCCTCGGACTCGACCCCCAGACAAGGAACCACATCTGGGAATACATCAAAAAGCTCAATCAGGAAAAGAATATCACAATGGTCCTGACCACACACTACATGGAAGAAGCAGACATGCTCTGCAACCGTATTGCCATCATCGACCACGGAGAGATAATTGCCCTCGGCACTCCGGCCGAATTAAAATCAGAACTTGGAGGAGATATCATAACCCTGAACTTCTCCGGCGAGGATGATGTGCAAAAAATGGTGGAGCAATACGCCCAAACAGCCAATCAAAAAGACATCACGACATCCGGCACATCCATCCGCATAACCGCATCCGACGGTGAGAGAACAATACCCGAATTACTGAAGATAACCACAGACCTGGGACTTCAAATTGAATCTGTGAGCCTGAGAAAACCAACACTTGATGATGTTTTCCTCCACCACACCGGAAAAAACATACGATACTCAGGCCCCGAGGATCGCAAACGCACCCGCGGCATCAGGCGCATGAGACGCACTGAAAAATAA
- a CDS encoding DedA family protein, which translates to MSSWESLVPYLEHLSYVGIFITLALLGHFIPLPEEVLLLTVGYIVSLGFGNLWIVIAVSLIAGVFGDFLLYWLSKHGNKLLLHLDRTADKKKIARYETLMQDHGGKTIFTLRLIVGLRVLGPVVAGSAKVSWRKFVLYDLLALSIYFPTLILMGYHFHNNLRNLVSDVSILSHIIFFVVVGLFGIVISIHYKKKYYS; encoded by the coding sequence ATGAGCAGTTGGGAATCCTTGGTGCCTTATTTAGAGCATTTATCGTATGTAGGAATTTTCATAACTCTTGCTTTATTAGGTCATTTCATACCATTGCCGGAAGAAGTTCTTCTTCTTACTGTGGGGTACATTGTTAGTCTGGGATTTGGAAATCTGTGGATCGTTATCGCCGTCAGTCTGATTGCTGGCGTTTTTGGGGATTTCCTGTTGTACTGGCTCAGCAAACATGGCAACAAACTGCTTTTGCATCTTGACCGTACCGCTGATAAAAAAAAGATTGCTCGGTATGAGACTTTAATGCAAGATCATGGTGGGAAAACAATTTTCACATTACGTTTGATCGTGGGTCTGCGTGTACTTGGTCCGGTTGTTGCAGGGTCTGCAAAAGTATCATGGCGCAAATTTGTGCTTTATGATCTATTGGCCTTATCGATCTATTTCCCCACTCTCATATTGATGGGGTATCATTTTCACAATAATCTTAGAAACCTGGTATCTGATGTCAGCATCCTTAGTCACATCATATTCTTTGTCGTAGTAGGATTATTTGGAATCGTCATAAGCATTCATTATAAGAAAAAATATTACAGTTAA
- a CDS encoding SIMPL domain-containing protein has translation MSLENKNDKSYLAIIALSIVLVVMSLTVYAISQGGSEQNTADTISMSGYAEQKVVPDTATLSIGVVVESETSKEASAENAALMSAVVAELKAMGLEDREIQTSYVSVYPVYNYDGERTITGYSASNSVQVTTSKLDNLSEIIDRSAAAGANQIGSISFSVSDEMQKQLREDLMGEAVDDAKSKADALANSLDVKITGVQTSSIYENGNSKVYYAMAMEEAAMDAGGISTPIEPGESTVSMSVQVTYYIE, from the coding sequence ATGTCACTTGAAAATAAAAACGATAAATCCTATTTAGCTATAATTGCACTATCAATTGTTCTGGTGGTAATGTCCCTAACGGTATATGCCATCTCACAGGGTGGGTCAGAACAGAATACAGCAGACACTATATCCATGAGCGGGTACGCTGAACAGAAAGTCGTACCTGACACAGCCACCTTAAGCATAGGTGTCGTGGTCGAGTCCGAAACATCAAAGGAAGCATCCGCCGAGAATGCAGCCCTCATGAGTGCTGTCGTAGCAGAACTCAAAGCCATGGGTCTGGAGGACAGGGAAATACAGACCTCCTATGTTTCCGTGTATCCAGTCTACAACTATGACGGAGAACGAACCATTACTGGTTACTCAGCATCCAACAGCGTGCAGGTCACAACCTCAAAGCTCGACAACCTGAGCGAGATCATCGACAGGTCCGCAGCCGCAGGGGCCAATCAGATCGGAAGTATCTCCTTCTCAGTATCTGATGAAATGCAAAAGCAGCTTCGTGAGGATCTGATGGGTGAAGCCGTAGACGATGCAAAGTCAAAGGCTGATGCACTCGCAAATAGTCTGGATGTCAAGATCACAGGCGTGCAGACCTCATCCATATATGAGAATGGTAACTCCAAAGTCTACTACGCAATGGCTATGGAAGAAGCAGCAATGGATGCTGGAGGAATTTCCACGCCGATTGAGCCGGGAGAGTCCACTGTCTCAATGTCTGTGCAGGTCACATACTACATAGAATAA
- a CDS encoding SOUL family heme-binding protein, whose amino-acid sequence MTTKQIEYETLYELGNGVEVRQYGELTVVSAEANDSGAVFSALAAYISGNNKEKTKINMTSPVITFGEGSSVNMSFILPEDYDINNAPEPERDDIFIRVIPARKVAAITFSGYANDNAIEKNRVLLRSQVDTHGLVTKGDFFLMRYHPPWIPPSLMRNEVAIEVE is encoded by the coding sequence ATGACCACGAAACAAATTGAATACGAAACACTTTATGAGTTGGGCAACGGTGTGGAAGTCAGGCAGTACGGTGAGTTAACTGTGGTATCAGCAGAGGCAAATGATTCCGGTGCAGTATTCTCTGCGCTTGCGGCTTACATATCAGGCAACAACAAAGAAAAAACAAAGATAAATATGACATCTCCTGTGATCACTTTTGGCGAGGGATCATCTGTCAATATGTCCTTTATATTGCCGGAAGACTACGATATCAATAATGCTCCTGAGCCTGAAAGGGATGATATTTTCATCCGCGTCATTCCTGCCCGAAAGGTAGCTGCAATTACATTCTCTGGTTATGCCAACGATAATGCTATTGAAAAGAACAGGGTTCTACTCAGGTCCCAGGTTGATACGCATGGTCTGGTTACCAAAGGGGACTTTTTCCTGATGCGTTACCATCCGCCATGGATTCCTCCATCTCTTATGCGCAATGAAGTTGCCATTGAGGTGGAATGA
- a CDS encoding cryptochrome/photolyase family protein, which produces MGNKYKRSLFIFRRDLRVDDNTALNSALELSDEVIPCFMFDPRLADENRKYFNHNTFQLLLECLSDLEDQLGSIGGKLLLFSGLPENIIMDINEIQGIDAVFFNMDYTPFSRKRDDAITVTCHDAGIDVVSYHDSLLHEPGTVLTNEGMPYKVFSQFFRKASKKEVPLPVMQVGGKFYSGDIGLEQVNLSGLSSHYQNDLLFTKGGRSHALSILQELWKFANYDKERDYPSIHGTTGLSAHNKFGTISIREFYHYVVDELGTDHTLINELHWRDFFTHIAIAFPHVFKHAFKQKFDALSWSDDKGLFDAWCAGQTGFPIVDAGMRELNTTGYMHNRVRMIVASFLVKDLHIDWKWGERYFASKLVDYDPCVNNGNWQWAASTGADSQPYFRIFNPWLQQRKFDKKCLYIKQLVPELAEIEPKIIHSLDKGQALTGIDYPQAIVDHSRERNYALSIFKAV; this is translated from the coding sequence TTGGGTAACAAATACAAACGTTCTCTTTTCATATTCAGGCGTGACCTTCGTGTAGATGATAACACTGCTCTGAACAGCGCTCTGGAGCTGTCGGACGAGGTCATCCCCTGCTTTATGTTCGACCCGAGACTTGCAGATGAAAACAGGAAATACTTTAATCACAATACATTCCAGTTACTTCTGGAATGCCTGTCTGATCTTGAAGATCAATTAGGATCTATTGGTGGCAAACTGCTACTTTTCTCCGGACTTCCTGAAAATATCATAATGGATATCAATGAGATACAGGGCATTGATGCAGTATTTTTTAACATGGATTACACACCTTTCAGTAGGAAGCGGGATGATGCGATAACCGTTACGTGCCATGATGCAGGTATCGATGTGGTAAGTTATCACGACTCTCTGCTCCATGAGCCCGGTACTGTCCTTACCAATGAGGGGATGCCCTACAAAGTGTTCTCTCAATTCTTCAGGAAAGCCTCAAAAAAGGAAGTTCCTCTTCCGGTTATGCAGGTTGGGGGTAAATTCTATTCAGGGGACATCGGTCTGGAGCAGGTTAACCTTTCCGGGTTATCCTCTCATTACCAAAATGACCTTCTGTTCACAAAAGGTGGCAGAAGCCATGCACTGTCTATTTTGCAGGAACTCTGGAAATTCGCGAACTATGATAAAGAACGTGACTATCCTTCAATACATGGAACTACCGGCCTGTCAGCTCACAATAAATTCGGCACGATATCAATAAGGGAATTCTATCACTATGTGGTGGATGAACTCGGCACAGATCACACTCTTATCAATGAACTTCACTGGCGCGACTTTTTCACACACATTGCTATTGCATTTCCTCATGTTTTTAAACATGCTTTCAAGCAAAAGTTCGATGCCCTTTCATGGTCCGATGATAAGGGCCTTTTTGATGCGTGGTGTGCAGGCCAGACCGGCTTCCCGATTGTCGATGCTGGTATGCGTGAACTCAATACCACTGGCTATATGCACAACCGTGTGAGGATGATAGTTGCTTCTTTCCTCGTTAAGGATCTGCATATTGATTGGAAATGGGGTGAACGTTATTTTGCCAGTAAGCTTGTGGACTATGATCCATGCGTCAATAATGGTAACTGGCAGTGGGCTGCATCCACAGGTGCAGATTCTCAGCCTTATTTCCGTATTTTCAATCCCTGGCTTCAGCAGAGAAAGTTCGATAAAAAATGCCTTTACATCAAACAATTGGTTCCTGAGCTGGCAGAAATTGAACCAAAGATAATTCATTCTCTGGACAAAGGGCAGGCACTTACTGGAATTGATTACCCGCAAGCGATTGTGGATCATTCCCGGGAACGTAATTATGCACTTTCAATTTTCAAGGCTGTCTAA
- a CDS encoding MarR family winged helix-turn-helix transcriptional regulator, producing MIEKTEMHFSFEKLDEYYNRLLKEYEFSGEYGALSLNAYLYIKNIHTLGAPSLSELARTMDVTKPSASAMVHKLVNKGLLVISPSSSDKRVTLLSLTEKGVEFIKFQDFADTRLYARIREILDDDEFSLFVKLWQKIDANLEGGEDGK from the coding sequence ATGATTGAAAAAACGGAAATGCACTTTTCCTTTGAGAAACTCGACGAGTATTATAATCGTCTTTTAAAAGAATACGAGTTCTCGGGGGAATATGGGGCTTTAAGCCTTAATGCCTATTTGTACATCAAAAATATACACACTCTTGGTGCTCCTTCCCTGTCGGAACTTGCCCGGACTATGGATGTGACCAAGCCTTCTGCAAGTGCTATGGTTCATAAGCTTGTCAATAAAGGGCTTTTGGTGATCAGTCCGTCCTCTAGTGATAAGAGGGTTACTTTGTTGAGTCTGACTGAAAAAGGTGTAGAGTTCATCAAGTTCCAGGACTTTGCCGATACAAGGCTATATGCGCGGATCAGGGAAATACTGGATGATGATGAATTTTCTCTTTTTGTAAAACTGTGGCAGAAGATCGATGCAAATCTTGAGGGTGGTGAGGATGGTAAATGA